In Calliopsis andreniformis isolate RMS-2024a chromosome 9, iyCalAndr_principal, whole genome shotgun sequence, the genomic window TGACGTTAGTCTAATACAAAATGTCAGTGAATAGGCGATATTTATAAATTAAGAGGGTTCAGCATCGATAATATATTATTTGATTTAAGTCTCCGTTTTTGCAAAAAATTATAAAGTATTCAGAAAGGAAGCTGAAGAAATGGAAAATAATTTGATCTGGTTGCATCATGTTGATGAATCAAATTAAGGAATTTTGATAACAGGACATACCCTCgtataaaaattcattaaacATAAAAACTGATGGGTTTTCTGTACCAAGAATGTGTTAATGTCTATCATGCAATCAATTGATGTATCCGTGTTCCTCTAATCAGAGGCATTCCGCTGTCATGATTGTAATTACATAACAGAGCAGATACCTTGCTGTTTTTATATCTATCACAGGGACACGCACGTTTCTACGACACTGACAAGCACGTAATTAGAGATACTATTGACGATGCCAAATCGTGTGTTGCTAGTCAACGCTAGCGTAGTAAAACGCAGCGTACACAATTTAATTAGCTGATTAAGCGACGATTAGGGTCTATCGGAGGGTGTACACGTGCAATCCAGTGTTCGTTGATATACGAATTAAAACACAACGAATATTGACAATCTGTACACGTGCTGCACACGATCATTACAGTCCTCCGACCCATAGGGAACTTTTATGATTATCAGCGAACGCAATTCTAGTTATATAGGCTTCCTTAGAAACTGGTAAGAGATTCGAATTTTTATGATGCTACAGATTTCTCTTGCAAGTAGATCTTGAAATTTACTGTACGATAGCaataaattttttttagaaaattttatgcTGAAACTTACTCTCGTGATCCTGATGGCTTTTCCTTTCGATAGGTTGCAAACTGTGTTCTTTTAGAGACCCTGAAAATATGAGGAACTGGAGGATTATAGCTTTAATTCTTTACACTTGTACATTTATTCGTATTCGACATTAATTAACGCTATTTTTATTCATAAAGTAAGTAAAGTAATGTATCTACATATTATCGACATTTTATGAAACAGATGCAAGTACTTTAATAATAGCTAGCTCTTCGTTACCTATTAAATACCGAATTAAATTCACCACAAGTGTAAAGGATTAAAGAGGAATTTTTGTTTTAGAAAATGAACGAAAAAAGTGTCTTACGTGGGCCACAATTTTTTGATATTTTCTGACAAAAGCAATATTCCATGCGCTGCGTATCAACATCTTATTCTTCCTGTAACAACTTAGCCACCTTAAAACAGTCAATCAGAGAATCTTCTCTTTCTCCTTCTGTAAGTCAGCTGTAACATATGTTCCACGACTAATTAATCTCCACAGACCGTGAAGGGATTAACAGAGGAACGCGTGTAGCCAATACTGTCACGCACTCGCATGTATTTACTTTGAATTAAATATTACCATACAAATATACAAGATATATACAAAACGATCCACACACAATACCGATCAGGGTTGGAGAGGGGGCGTAAATGTTTTATTAAAGATTCCTCGGGACAAGGGGGTGGCTCACGGAAACAATGGGAGCGTATTTTACAGAATATTTTACAACGCGCGTTCGTTCGCATTCCTATTCGGAGTTGGTCGGCTCGTAACTCAACTGCGCTGCAATTTCGATCCCCTGGCCGTAACTTATTACGCCAGAACACTGTGATTTACGGGCAGATGCCGCGCCCCGTAATGCGTCCGTTCTATTTAAACGCGGAATCGCCAGCTCGGATAAAGTCCTAACCATTCGTTTTTCCCGCTAGCCAGCCAGACACCGACGAATTTCTTCGCGTCCTTGTCGATGGACTGCAGATGCAGGCGCATGTCTTTATGCGAGATGAATAAAGTGAGGGGTTTCATAGGTTGCATAGAGTACATGAATTTTTCGAGCTATGTTAATTCATGATGACAGAAAAGAACTTCAGAGTAATCTGCTTTCTTAATTTTAAGGAAATCTAAAGAAATTACTTTGTAATTTATATACTTAGTGTTCACTATTGTACCTATAAAATTTGTGCCATAACTGAATTGCTCCAAGTCCTAGTAAGAATTGTCTTCccttttcatttatttatcgACAAGGCTCCCCTTCTTATCTAGTATGCACGAGGCTTGGTAGTCGTGAATATCCAATTTGAGAAAAATTGGAGACAGCAAATGCATAACTGAACAGATAAGTAACTCGCTGTGATTACTAAAAGCTACTGTAGAAGCATTGAATGATAAAAAATTCGAATTATGCTCTGCAGCGTTTAATTTGTGTTATAGTGAAAGTGATAATTGATTGCGAAAATGAATAAGAAAAATGTAGAACAAGATTTTCTGAGACAGAGGAAATTTCTTTGATTATCGCGAATCAATTTTCCCAGATGGGTAGCTTTTTAACTAGATGGCCAGTTCCTGCGCAAACATCCGCAGTCCAATCACTGCTTTTATCGCATTGACACGAACCTTGAAGAGACGATCGGTATCAAGGAGCGCtcaaagaaagaagaaagaaaaaggCTGGCAATTGAATTAATTAACGACTTCTTCAACTAGACCCGTCGCGCTCGCGAACTTTCCAATCCGACCACTTCCGCGTGGCTGTTACATAATTTTCTAGATCTCTAACCGTGGAGGAACTGCAGATTACCTCGCGATTTCTCCAGAGGTTCGATTCCCGTTTTCTTCAAAGAACAGGTTTTCTTATTTTACAAGAACACTTTGTACAGCCCTTTCAATAACAATTCTAGAAGCTCCGTCGAGCTCATCTTCCGATATTCATCTCTTCCTCCAGCTAATCAGTATCTGTACAGAATCaaccttatttaaaaaaaaaaaaatgaatattcCTTATTTTACATGAACACtttgtacagttttttcatactTTTCTCGACCCAGTTTGCTTCAATGTACACccaaatcttctatccttttcTCAGACAGACAAGTAGCTTAAACTCAAAATCCTGCTTAGTACATCAGAGTGCTTAAACTACTTCCTTGAAGCTTTTCTTCAGAATTCGTGAATCTCGAACAATTCTATTCTTCGTAATTTCATATAAATTCCGTCACGAAGATCTTCTTAAAATCAGGCGCAGAACCGCCAATGTCGTGCCTACAGATGTCACCATTGTCCAAGTAGCTGACGTCTGAGTTCTTCAGGATGCTCTTCAAGCTTTCGATCGACAAATCTGGCAGCTTTCTGTCGATAGTCAGCTTGTCCAGGTCGTTCATCGAGTACCCAGGGCTTATCCTCGTCTTCTTTAGATGGTACGATTGTATGCTTGGCTTCGTGTCGATAAGCTTATTCCTCCTCTCGCCGCGTTCGTCTGTTCCGTTCTCGATGATCCGCGGCGTGAAAGATCGCATGTTGACCTTTGCCTCAGCGGCTCTCTTCGAGGGCAACAGCTCCACCTGTGAAATAAGAGGTTCTCACGATGCTCATTACACAATCGCTTGTATCGACGAAAGGCCAAATAATGTGCTCGCGAATGACTCCTACATGTGAACGTCTAAATAACAGAAGTCTTTCGACAGCTACTGGGCGTTTGACAAAGGCTTCAGCGATTATTTATATGAACGTGTGTAAGTAGAAAGATGTGGTCTAAACGTCGAAGAAAAAATTGGATTCAATGTTCTCTTGTTAAGCCTTGGCAAGATTTTATAGAGTGAGGTAAATGTCTTAATATCCTgacacttaagatgtcaaatgtcccagtaagtgtaTTATCTAAAAATGCATGTCTTGATACTTGAATTATGACGTCCTAGTGGCTGAATATATTacttattttatgatactattttttgtttttaattttgtcagaatttaagcttaaattagtattagtgttcaggtactaggacatggtcagctactgggacatttaccttattctCTGTTGAATCGTCTGACAGCAGTTATTGATATTTCGCAGAGTTTCGAATGATTAATGGTTGCATATTAAATGTCTTAAATGTCAAGTACTTGTAAAATCATTGGTGAACAATCAGATAGAGATCAGAAAGTGAAGGTTCTTGTATCTAGCGCTATTTGCTCTTCGCAGTGATTCCAATGCAAACTTATTATTAGCTAAGGATTCTTTCTAATAAAACCTACATATTTAAGAGGTAATCATGAACCATAGACAAAGTTCATGAAGTTACCTTGGTTCCCTTACGCTGAAAGTATTCAAAATCATCATTGGCCACGGTGGTAACGGAGCAGCAGCTTCTGCTTCGACTTTTGCAGGAGCTCATGgtgtcgaagtccccgttctccAAATCACAGCTCTCGTCATCCGAAGTTTCGTATCCATCAGCTTCCTTCTGGGTCTCCTGCCTCTGAACATTTTCTTGCTCCTTCTTCTGCTCCTGCTTCTTCAAGTCGTACGATCTCAAATCGAGAATCGGTCGATGGTACCTGAAAATCATTCAGTAAGTCAGAACGACTTCTCTTGAAGCAAGATAAGGATAAAACCGCTAATAGAAAGCTTACGACTGGCATCTAGCATGGTCGAAGCTCTGGTTCCTTCGAAGAGCGACTCTGGGGTATGGTCGTTGCTCTTGGAGATTGCCATCCAATCCGACGATTAAATTCTCCAAACCGAGCACACTCCTCGTGTGCCTCCTCGGAGACTCCTCCTTTATCTCGTCCAGGCTTTTCGTGAACTTCCGTTTGCTGAAAGGATCCTCCAGCTGGACCAGGTTCTCCATGTTCTGCCCGAAAACGTCGGTGCTGCCAATCTTCCTGCGACAGTATGGTACCTCTTGAAAATTCTCGTTTGGTCTTGGTCGTTTATTTTGTGGCTCTGTCGTGGTCTTCTTCGAGCTCTCCATGGAGTTTGCGTCCTGACGTGGCTCGAAGGTTGAGCTAGTGAAGGATGACATCTCTGCGGGTAGGGAAGCGTAATTACTGTCCTCGTTGAGTGAATGCATTCGGGGATAATGCTGAAACCCCATCGTGATCGTGCCTGTCTTTCCTGTTGGAAGATTCTTGTTAAGAAGTATCTCAATGGGTAGATTTGGTACAGAGGAGGGAATTGAGACCTTTGGTATTATCgaagaaaattttaattttcatttaaatacTGTTTAAGTACTAACTTAAGATTCAAATTTCATTCAAATACTACTTAATTGTTTATTCGTCACTTAATTActgattcatttattttgttaaTGTATTGGTATTAGTAATTCAGAAAATCTAGAATTCAGAAAAATTGGATTTCAAGGGCATGCGTGCCATGACCCTGATTGAAGAGTACGATACCGTGAGACGTGGCTGGGAATATCGATTTTCCACTTCACTAGTAGTGGCCcataattttaaattattcgCAATGGAGGAATTGCGAGGGGAATGACTCACTTGAAACTTTCTATCGACGGAAGATTATCGTTGCACGGAATTCCTAGTGCTCGTTAACCGGGTCTCTCATGATCAGAAATTCAGAACAGGCTTGCCCATTGAGTAGCGACAAAGAGACTTCATATAAACAAGGAGACTAGGATTTATCGAACAATTTGAGAAAGAAAGTTTGATAATCCCTTTTTTGAAAACAGCGATCAAAGtgataaacaattttaaaaaaattataaatcaATTATTCCAAACACTTAGCCCTATAATAAGaaattttctttaatattcACCACAGTATTGAGGTTGTACAGAGCTCATATAAATTACATACCATTACTGCCATCACGTAACTTAAGTTTTCAACTACTTGGCAATTTTCAAATGAGAATTCAATGAATATTGTAATGAGTCTTTTGTTAATGCGATTACTGGTTTGCATGCATAAGCGTGGGACAAATGCATCTTACTTATCTGATAGGAAGGAACGAAGGTGTGAAACGCAACAAAATCAGTGCACGAACCTCTGTTCTGGTGATTGTGCAACCGACCGTATAGGCTTCCGTTAGTTAGGGGGAACTTGAGCCCGTGGTTCAGGTTCAACTGCAGCTTGTATTCGGTGTCCTGCTCGAAATGTCGAAACTTGCCATCTATACCGCCTGGAAAGGAAGCGTAACAGAAATTTTTCGTGAAATCGTCCGAGGCAGACCACAATTTCTCCTCTCACTTATTGCGAAAATTCACTCGCGTGATTTATCAGTGTAACTAATGCCACGAAAAGTGCAATTGAGCATTGTTTGCCAATACATTGCATATAATTTTACTGTCGGATAATGTCATCTACGATAGAGAAATTTCTTCTGTTTTATTTCGACACGGCGAAGCTTCCCTGTGAAACATTTTATTAACGGTATGTAATAAAAGGTTACAACCTAACAaaggaataaaaaaaaaaaaaaaaaaaaaaatgtaaatcaCGCACGAGTAAGAGGGAAATTAACCGTGCGGTATGCGGTTACAGCGATTGCGAGATTGTGGCTTGTCGCATAACTGATATTTCTCCTTGACGATTACGCGTCGATGCATCTCTGCGTTCCCACGCGTGCATCGGGTCATCGTGTGCATTTTTCATTCAGAAATCGATGCCACACGGCGCGGAGAAATACCAGGAGACCAGGGAATCCTGTTCCCTTCTCGACTATATTGCTATTTGCACGCGTGAAATGCCGTCTTTCCTAATCGAGCTTCAAAGGTTTCCAGAAGACTTCGAGTTTGATTAAAGGCGAGAGCACAGCGTGAGTGCCAGTTTGGGACGAAGGATAGAAACTAACCGTGAGACAGCCTCCTCGCGTGGTCCTGCTTTGTGTAGACCTTCGCCACGTAGCGGCAAAACATTTTGTCGAAAAGGGCGaggaacactggtagcaaggtgTCTTTCACCAGGGGTAACCAGGTTGCGAGGTTCTGGGGAGTGCAGAAATCCCTGAGGAGAGTTGGTCTGATGGATATCACCTGtggaaaaataaagaatattgcttcattattactgtaattagactttaagttcactagtttttgTAAATGAGTTAGAATATTTTTGGATTTGCTCTTTCACTCGATATTAAGTCTATTTTAACGTGTGTAATtgtgaaataattatttttctctgcgtttcactgtatttcaatttTGCAAGAAGACGAAAAAAATTGTAACAAAaagattttattaaataatgtCCTGTTCTTTGATTAGAAACTTCAGTGAATTGAAAATTTTCTGAATTGAAAAGTAGCAAAAGATCAAGTGATATTTTCCTATAATAAACACTACATACATTATGGTCTCGATATAAGTTCACGACTGGTATCAAATAGCAGTTTAGAGAACGTAGGAACTGGTTTCTCTTGCCCTTTCAAAGGCAAGAACCTACTACACAGAAAAAATAGTTCCAAGAAAATTAGAAAGGACTACCGAGCTTATATCAAGACAAAACTGAATATCCTAACACTCTATATAATTCTATTTTCTCATTCACAGCTAGAGTCTATATTAAATCCTTTTTAATAACGAGTCCTTTGTGCCTACTAAAAAATAGAAGATTCCAACGCTCATTTAagttaacagattttccaatttACACTATCCACCTGCTCTCAATTCTCTCGCATCTGCTTCGTCTAACTTCGCTCTCGAAGTACCAGCTTCTAGCTATCATAATCGTAAAGAACCCAATTGAGGACGCAGCCGTTCCCTTCTATCGGCGATTTCCACAAGAAATCGTGTCAGGAACGATCGGCGTCGGCTTTCGCCGGGCGAAAAGCGGCGAACGGAATGCAACAGCATCGCATGCAACTAATTGTTCAGTTCGTCTGCCGTGGACGCGTCGATAAACGAGCGACGCGTGCGCTCCTGTAATTTCTAGCTGCTAATAGAATGGGGAAAAACGACGGGCAGCCAACGTAGGAGGGAAACGTGGAAACGTCATCTTACGTGGCTCGGGCTTCACTTTCGATTTTAACGAGCTCGCGAGGGCCAGATTTCCATGGTGAAAACTGCCCACGGTCGCGCTTTCAAAAGCGCGCCGCGCGTTTTTGCGCTGCCCTGCGCGTGCAACTCTATGCAGCTGTAACCACGATTAATTTCTTGGAGTAATCATAGGATTCTATGAAGGTAGCATTTTTGCAATATGGGATATATGATGGCATTGTTTGAAGAAGACAAAGGAAGGACGAAATCGCACGcaatggttgcgcggaacatttgGTTTGTTGCAAGTTGCAAGTGATAAATTGCTTGTGTTGCTGTGTGGCATTCTGTTTGAACGATGAGTGAGTGAGTAGAAAATTGATCTATTATATTTGAGCTTAACAATTTATCTCGTGATGAATATAAATgcagaatttaaatatttatacaagtagagaatttatatttgtattgatACCTAGAGATAGAGAATTGGTATTTATTCAATTTCTCAAATTTCTAGTtttctattatttacagttctCGTGAACTCGATTTAGGAAATACTGAAGGAAACATGAAGTGCATCAGTTGCAACAAACTGCACTATCGAGGAACGAAATCTTCGTTCGAAGAAGCAGGTCTCTGAAGAAATCGATTTTCTCGAGtttctaatttaaaaaagtgTTCCTGGTTGTATTTTGCATTAGGAAACTGAATATTTGAGCAGAGAAATCGCTTTAAAGATACAATGTAAACTTCGATGTTGACAAATGGCTATACTTTCATTCACTAGGTAGGAGTTCTTTCGAAAAAGATTAAAGTGCACGGCAGGTTTGTTAGTATTCATCGAACTTCACGCATCAGCTGAATATTAAGAGCTTAATCAGTTTTATCCGATGTTACAAGGTAACAAATTTCAATTTGCACACCAATTTATGTATGCATATTAATGAAACGGAACATTCAACTTTCTCGGTGGCCAAAATGCTGCGTTGGCTTGggaaaaatttagaaaaaacGGTTATGCAACAATGAACACGCGTATCTTTCGACTTATGTAATTGTTAATGTTATACGGTGCTCGCGAAAAAAGGGTTAATGTTTCGCTTAGGAAATCGTTGCAGTAGACTTACGTGCAACTAGCTAAAAAAGTAAACATTGTAAGTTAGTTCAAAATTAtgaagaaatttttaatattcacgGTTATACTGAAAGTTTTCCCAATAATTTTATCCTGTATAATCCTAGTTATAATGCAGCTGTGCATTATTACAAtacttaattaaaatttcactATGGTGCATAATCAAGTTTTACACCCTAAAATTAAAAGaagttgttattttattttatgctttcatcCTGCTATCATATCAAACGTGTATATTGCGCACGTACGAGTAGCGTAGATGTGAAATCGAAACTAGGTACTTTAATTAGAGGATACAGTGACTTCGGAACGTGACGTGCGTGCGTTTGCAGGTGAATAGACGAAAGCGGCAGTGTCGTGGAAAG contains:
- the LOC143183587 gene encoding uncharacterized protein LOC143183587 isoform X2 codes for the protein MRNEVGEWLPTCVGSPICILLLSWSLLIYQNQPSSAKRRIDVFTVAILSQSLVHELGLLFYAILTLIRPSNHFGEFCSTLVWLLNSSSILQELTLTSIAIFTAISTRDDSIHVTKNHIKYHLVSLSVIGACVGITGVLNFEPDLCVFLAHEISIRYGVFVNSLRCLLMLATVISLLLAVFRSTCRTRKAELLKSVSDLSETSSKNSSGAFECHPSHWDPSSGSCTSGSTNSRACLRKKKIQVDEASGRSTIYSILFVCYVFQYLPILVISIRPTLLRDFCTPQNLATWLPLVKDTLLPVFLALFDKMFCRYVAKVYTKQDHARRLSHGGIDGKFRHFEQDTEYKLQLNLNHGLKFPLTNGSLYGRLHNHQNREMSSFTSSTFEPRQDANSMESSKKTTTEPQNKRPRPNENFQEVPYCRRKIGSTDVFGQNMENLVQLEDPFSKRKFTKSLDEIKEESPRRHTRSVLGLENLIVGLDGNLQEQRPYPRVALRRNQSFDHARCQSYHRPILDLRSYDLKKQEQKKEQENVQRQETQKEADGYETSDDESCDLENGDFDTMSSCKSRSRSCCSVTTVANDDFEYFQRKGTKVELLPSKRAAEAKVNMRSFTPRIIENGTDERGERRNKLIDTKPSIQSYHLKKTRISPGYSMNDLDKLTIDRKLPDLSIESLKSILKNSDVSYLDNGDICRHDIGGSAPDFKKIFVTEFI
- the LOC143183587 gene encoding uncharacterized protein LOC143183587 isoform X1; the protein is MRNEVGEWLPTCVGSPICILLLSWSLLIYQNQPSSAKRRIDVFTVAILSQSLVHELGLLFYAILTLIRPSNHFGEFCSTLVWLLNSSSILQELTLTSIAIFTAISTRDDSIHVTKNHIKYHLVSLSVIGACVGITGVLNFEPDLCVFLAHEISIRYGVFVNSLRCLLMLATVISLLLAVFRSTCRTRKAELLKSVSDLSETSSKNSSGAFECHPSHWDPSSGSCTSGSTNSRACLRKKKIQVDEASGRSTIYSILFVCYVFQYLPILVISIRPTLLRDFCTPQNLATWLPLVKDTLLPVFLALFDKMFCRYVAKVYTKQDHARRLSHGGIDGKFRHFEQDTEYKLQLNLNHGLKFPLTNGSLYGRLHNHQNRGKTGTITMGFQHYPRMHSLNEDSNYASLPAEMSSFTSSTFEPRQDANSMESSKKTTTEPQNKRPRPNENFQEVPYCRRKIGSTDVFGQNMENLVQLEDPFSKRKFTKSLDEIKEESPRRHTRSVLGLENLIVGLDGNLQEQRPYPRVALRRNQSFDHARCQSYHRPILDLRSYDLKKQEQKKEQENVQRQETQKEADGYETSDDESCDLENGDFDTMSSCKSRSRSCCSVTTVANDDFEYFQRKGTKVELLPSKRAAEAKVNMRSFTPRIIENGTDERGERRNKLIDTKPSIQSYHLKKTRISPGYSMNDLDKLTIDRKLPDLSIESLKSILKNSDVSYLDNGDICRHDIGGSAPDFKKIFVTEFI